One part of the Glycine soja cultivar W05 chromosome 11, ASM419377v2, whole genome shotgun sequence genome encodes these proteins:
- the LOC114375929 gene encoding protein root UVB sensitive 1, chloroplastic-like, producing the protein MGCTCKPFSASLFTSLPLRLRLPPPPPLHFAAAVPFRSKQQTPSHTFRLSALPLLSHGSGNNNNNNNNNNGGSWGNNPFDSFDSNSNSHHTLFLSMLCSSALCFFGHLLLAKLAKAKTLSSSSSSDTSLFSEPVYEVKGGKWTKLVPDPTDDVFVSAQQGFLSELSSLKPSQLATFVWLKCSDIFTRLMLPEGFPESVTSDYLEYSLWRAVQGVACQVSGVLATQSLLYAVGLGKGAIPTAAAINWVLKDGIGYLSKIMLSNFGRHFDVNPKGWRLFADLLENAAFGLEMSTPACPQFFVLIGAVAGASRSAASLIQASTRSCFFAGFAAQRNFAEVIAKGEVQGMASRFIGIVLGIGLGNCIGSSTPLVLASFTVLTWIHMYCNLKSYQSIQLRTLNPYRASLVFSEYLLSGQAPPVKEVNDEEPLFPAVPILNATFASKAQSFALSSEAKDAAAEIEHRLQLGSKLSEIVNSKEDVLALFGLYKNEGYILSEHMGKYSVVLKEKCSQLDMLKALFQVNYLYWLEKNAGIEGRGTLNDSKPGGRLHISLDYVEREFNHVKNDGELVGWVTDGLIARPLPNRICIGDTAPSNSVSS; encoded by the exons ATGGGCTGCACTTGCAAGCCCTTCTCCGCCTCCCTCTTCACTTCTCTTCCACTTCGCCTCCGCCTTCCTCCGCCGCCGCCACTACATTTCGCCGCCGCGGTCCCCTTTCGTTCCAAACAACAAACCCCTTCTCACACCTTTCGCCTTTCAGCCCTCCCACTATTATCCCATGGCAgcggcaacaacaacaacaacaacaacaacaacaacggtGGTAGTTGGGGCAACAACCCCTTTGACTCCTTCGATTCGAATTCAAATTCCCATCACACCCTTTTCCTCTCCATGCTCTGCTCCTCCGCCCTCTGTTTCTTCGGCCACCTCCTCCTTGCCAAACTCGCAAAGGCCAAAACTTtgtcttcttcctcctcctccgaCACCTCACTTTTCTCCGAACCTGTTTATGAAGTCAAAGGCGGCAAGTGGACCAAACTCGTTCCTGACCCCACCGACGACGTCTTTGTCTCCGCACAACAGGGATTCTTGTCGGAGCTATCATCTCTCAAACCTTCACAGCTGGCAACCTTCGTGTGGCTCAAGTGCAGCGACATCTTCACGCGCTTGATGCTTCCAGAAGGGTTCCCCGAGAGCGTGACGAGCGATTACTTGGAGTATTCTCTCTGGAGAGCAGTTCAGGGCGTGGCGTGTCAGGTTAGTGGCGTGCTCGCAACGCAGTCGTTGCTTTACGCCGTTGGATTGGGAAAAGGGGCTATTCCCACTGCTGCTGCGATCAATTGGGTGCTCAAGGATGGAATTGGGTACCTTAGTAAGATCATGTTGTCTAACTTTGGTCGCCATTTTGATGTTAACCCTAAAGGATGGAGATTGTTCGCTGATCTTCTTGAGAATGCTGCCTTTGGCTTGGAGATGTCTACTCCTGCTTGCCCTCAGTTTTTTGTGCTCATCGGTGCTGTTGCTGGGGCCTCTCGCTCTGCTGCTTCTTTGATTCAG GCTTCTACCAGGAGCTGTTTCTTTGCTGGTTTTGCTGCTCAAAGGAATTTTGCTGAG GTAATTGCTAAAGGGGAAGTCCAAGGAATGGCAAGCAGGTTTATTGGTATAGTGCTCGGTATAGGATTGGGTAACTGCATAGGCTCCTCCACACCCCTTGTTCTTGCTTCATTTACTGTCTTGACCTGGATCCACATGTACTGCAATCTGAAGTCATATCAGTCCATTCAACTACGGACTTTAAATCCTTACCGTGCAA GTTTGGTTTTTAGTGAATATCTACTGAGTGGCCAGGCACCTCCAGTTAAAGAGGTCAATGATGAGGAGCCACTATTTCCAGCTGTGCCCATATTAAATGCAACTTTTGCAAGCAAA GCACAATCATTTGCTTTATCATCTGAAGCAAAAGATGCAGCTGCAGAAATTGAACATCGTCTGCAGCTTGGATCCAAGCTCAGTGAAATTGTCAACAGCAAGGAAGATGTGCTTGCCCTCTTTGGGCTTTATAAAAATGAAGGCTACATCTTGTCAGAGCACATGGGAAAATACTCT GTTGTGCTCAAAGAAAAGTGTTCACAGCTAGATATGCTCAAGGCATTGTTCCAGGTCAATTACCTTTATTGGCTAGAAAAGAACGCAGGAATTGAAGGAAGAGGAACCCTCAATGATTCCAAACCTGGTGGGAGGCTGCATATATCTCTGGATTATGTGGAAAGGGAATTCAACCATGTAAAAAATGATGGAGAATTGGTAGGCTGGGTCACAGATGGGCTTATTGCAAGGCCATTGCCAAATAGGATTTGCATAGGCGACACTGCACCCTCAAACTCAGTGAGTAGCTGA
- the LOC114375930 gene encoding bifunctional peptidase and (3S)-lysyl hydroxylase Jmjd7 produces the protein MKEENGIEELWREVRDLSLGNGGRVERLESPPTPVQFLRDFITPNKPCIISNAITHWPALSSWTNPSHLSQSLSGATVSVHLTPTGAADALAPLRSSLCFASAHVQRVPFPHALDLISFSEPSKLVAYAQQQNDCFRSEYSSLADDCDPHFGWATEAIGSEPEAVNLWIGNQHSRTSFHKDHYENLYAVVTGEKHFLLLPPTDVHRLYIRDYPAATYSYSSDTGEFDLELEKPTRYVPWCSVDPYPSLETMDNEMTKFPLYFNGPRPFECTVKAGEVLYLPSMWFHHVRQGVDDGGLTIAVNYWYDMQFDIKYAYFNFLQSIRYRSAPSAMISDKLSEEIDSDSDDYEH, from the exons ATGAAGGAGGAGAATGGGATAGAGGAACTGTGGAGGGAAGTGAGGGATTTGAGTTTGGGAAACGGCGGAAGAGTAGAGAGACTAGAGTCTCCACCAACCCCAGTTCAGTTCCTGAGAGACTTCATCACACCAAACAAGCCATGCATAATCTCCAACGCCATTACGCACTGGCCCGCACTCTCTTCCTGGACCAACCCTTCCCACCTCTCCCAATCCCTCTCCGGCGCCACCGTCTCCGTCCACCTCACCCCCACCGGCGCCGCCGACGCCCTCGCCCCTCTCCGCTCCTCCCTCTGCTTCGCCTCCGCGCACGTGCAGCGCGTGCCCTTCCCCCACGCCCTTGACCTCATCTCCTTTTCCGAGCCTTCCAAGCTAGTCGCTTACGCGCAGCAACAAAATGATTGCTTTCGCTCTGAATATTCGTCTCTTGCTGATGACTGTGACCCTCACTTTGGTTGGGCCACCGAAGCTATTGGCTCCGAACCCGAAGCTGTGAACCTCTGGATCGGTAATCAGCATTCCCGAACCTCCTTCCATAAGGATCACTACGAGAATCTCTACGCTGTTGTCACTGGAGAAAAACACTTCCTGTTGTTGCCACCTACTGATGTTCATCGCTTGTATATTCGTGACTACCCTGCTGCCACTTACTCATATTCTTCG GATACAGGAGAGTTCGATCTGGAACTTGAGAAGCCAACAAGGTATGTGCCTTGGTGCAGTGTGGATCCTTATCCTTCTCTGGAGACCATGGATAATGAGATGACCAAGTTTCCCCTGTACTTCAATGGCCCTCGGCCGTTTGAATGTACTGTGAAGGCTGGCGAGGTTCTCTATTT GCCTAGTATGTGGTTCCATCATGTTAGACAGGGTGTGGATGACGGAGGATTAACTATTGCAGTAAATTATT GGTACGATATGCAGTTCGACATTAAGTACGCTTATTTCAACTTCTTACAATCTATTCGATATCGATCTGCCCCTAGTGCAATGATAAGTGATAAATTGTCTGAGGAGATAGATTCAGATTCTGATGATTATGAACATTGA
- the LOC114373921 gene encoding probable apyrase 7 encodes MVFAKIASLVAPNSHSLPHPLSLQDLSSYCHLEPPLHGGATTITTSSRHKCLRLSLYLASFLFLTYLLFLLLYSYWNHGSAKYYVVLDCGSTGTRVYVYRASVRFNRHTTLPIAVTSLRNASPKNNKKKPPTGRAYDRIETEPGIDKLVNNVSGLNNALKPLLRWAKKQIPVRAHRSTFLFLYATAGVRRLPVSDSRWLLDNAWSVLKDSPFVCQRNWVKIISGPEEAYFGWIALNYDSGILGVRPRKATYGALDLGGSSLQVTFESDQQLNSETSLYVRIGSVSHHLTAYSLPGYGLNEAFGKSVVYLFRKEFGSGNVDVGSGGNAELKHPCLQDGYREEYSCSRCSSSKKGGNGGLGGTQLVLVGAPNWGECSALAKVAVNLSEWTDLGAGLDCGAQPCALGDNLPHPYGHFYVISGFYVVYRFFNLTSEATLDDVLAKGKGFCEKRWDVAKRSVAPQPFIEQYCFRAPYIASLLREGLHINDNQITVGSGNITWTLGVALLEAGKAFSTRFGLRDLEFFQMKINPLVLVPILLLSFILLLCALSCVGNWMPRFFRRQYLPISRHNSVTGASVLNIPSPFRFQRWSPMYSGDGRLKMPLSPKIASSQQSQFGLGHSLDDNSGGIELMESSLYPSANNVSHSYSSNNLGQMQFDSGNMGAFWSPHRSQMRLQSRRSQSREDLNSSLAEVHLMKP; translated from the exons ATGGTCTTTGCCAAAATCGCATCACTCGTCGCCCCCAATTCACATTCCCTCCCCCACCCTCTCTCTCTCCAGGATCTCTCCTCCTACTGCCACCTCGAACCACCCCTCCACGGCGGAGCCACCACCATTACCACCTCTTCACGCCACAAATGCCTCAGACTCTCACTCTACCTCGCCTCCTTCCTCTTCCTAACCTACCTCCTCTTCCTCCTACTCTACTCCTACTGGAACCACGGCTCCGCCAAGTACTACGTTGTCCTCGACTGCGGCAGCACCGGCACCCGCGTCTACGTCTACCGCGCCTCCGTCCGCTTCAACCGCCACACCACTCTCCCAATCGCCGTCACCTCATTGAGAAACGCCTCGCCCAAGAATAATAAGAAGAAGCCGCCTACCGGCCGCGCCTATGATCGAATCGAAACCGAACCCGGAATCGATAAACTAGTAAACAACGTGTCTGGTTTGAACAATGCATTGAAACCTTTGCTGAGGTGGGCCAAGAAGCAGATACCAGTGCGTGCTCACAGGTCCACTTTTTTGTTCCTTTATGCCACTGCTGGTGTTAGGAGGCTTCCTGTTAGTGATTCTCGGTGGCTGCTTGATAATGCTTGGTCTGTGCTTAAAGACTCTCCCTTTGTGTGTCAAAGGAATTGGGTTAAGATTATTTCTGGTCCTGAAGAGGCTTATTTTGGGTGGATAGCTCTTAATTATGATAGTGGCATTTTGGGGGTTAGGCCTAGGAAGGCTACTTATGGTGCCCTTGACTTGGGTGGCTCTTCCCTGCAGGTCACGTTTGAGAGTGATCAGCAGCTTAATAGTGAGACTAGTTTGTATGTTAGGATTGGATCTGTGAGCCATCATCTTACCGCATATTCGCTACCAGGGTATGGACTCAACGAGGCATTTGGGAAGTCTGTGGTGTATCTATTTAGGAAGGAGTTTGGATCGGGTAATGTGGATGTGGGTAGTGGTGGGAATGCTGAGTTGAAACATCCTTGCTTGCAGGATGGGTATAGGGAGGAATACTCATGTTCTCGTTGTTCATCTAGTAAGAAAGGTGGGAATGGAGGGTTGGGAGGAACTCAATTGGTGCTTGTTGGTGCTCCCAATTGGGGGGAGTGCAGCGCCCTCGCTAAAGTTGCTGTGAATTTGTCTGAATGGACTGATCTTGGTGCCGGGCTTGATTGTGGAGCGCAGCCTTGCGCTTTGGGTGATAATCTGCCTCACCCGTATGGACACTTTTATGTGATTTCTGGATTTTATGTTGTGTATAGGTTTTTCAACTTGACTTCTGAGGCCACGCTTGATGATGTGCTGGCAAAGGGTAAGGGTTTTTGTGAGAAGAGGTGGGATGTTGCAAAGAGAAGTGTTGCTCCGCAGCCCTTTATTGAGCAGTACTGCTTCAGGGCACCCTATATTGCCTCTCTGCTGAGGGAGGGTTTGCACATTAATGATAACCAGATAACTGTTGGCTCTGGAAATATCACTTGGACGCTTGGTGTTGCCTTGTTGGAAGCTGGAAAGGCGTTTTCCACTAGATTTGGGCTTCGTGACTTGGAGTTTTTCCAGATGAAGATAAATCCTCTTGTTCTTGTGCCCATTTTGTTGCTTTCTTTTATTCTACTTCTTTGTGCTTTATCATGTGTTGGCAATTGGATGCCAAGGTTTTTCCGGAGGCAATATCTTCCCATTTCCAGGCATAACAGTGTTACTGGTGCTTCTGTTCTTAACATACCATCTCCTTTTCGGTTCCAGCGATGGAGTCCAATGTACTCTG GGGATGGAAGACTAAAGATGCCTCTGAGCCCAAAAATTGCAAGTTCACAACAAAGCCAATTTGGTCTAGGGCATAGTCTTGATGACAACAGTGGTGGCATCGAGCTTATGGAGTCTTCATTGTACCCATCAGCTAATAATGTCTCTCATAGTTATTCCTCAAACAATTTAGGGCAGATGCAGTTTGACAGTGGCAACATGGGTGCTTTCTGGTCCCCACATAGAAGTCAGATGCGTCTGCAGAGTAGGAGATCACAGTCTCGAGAAGacctgaattcctcattggctGAAGTTCATCTGATGAAGCCGTGA